Proteins encoded together in one Lathyrus oleraceus cultivar Zhongwan6 chromosome 5, CAAS_Psat_ZW6_1.0, whole genome shotgun sequence window:
- the LOC127079204 gene encoding uncharacterized protein LOC127079204 codes for MEQLQENQVVLQEEVSQIRSQMRQLMETIQAVARGQEVMAKMQEEMNQRASTTNPPTPPAVETPTPVPQVDPPININAPGGVPNDNPRPHVFEIDDQHDAFFSPRDASQDDAFGSATNEVERKVKAIEEKLKAMGSTDALGLDAAEMCLDSLSGASLDWYMQLEGNHIHTWRDMAEAFLKHYQYNTDMAPNRMQLQNLTQRSEESFKEYAQRWRESAARVQPPLLERELVDMFMGNLQGPYLDRMVGSTSSGFSDLVLAGERIENMIKMGKIQNSANTFSASKKSFVPYGKKREGETNAASIIRTRNLTYPQVAAIPPVQPSQQQPFAIPIQTQQQQRELGPPPAVLPPDYDANARCEFHSGAPGHSIENCKALKYKVQDLIDSKAITFAPKGPSVNNNLMPPHNNASVNMMEADNGRRLISCVDELKTPLIEIKNALMKDNAFPICDCPSTKEDVYTLEIPYDEVPPLQIPYDFSQLTLSTNPVTPIIITIPTPFPYVDTKAVPWMYDTSVYIHGQKIQEEPLKSSDPMINITNTSRITISGRIFAPTPTPIGTINPSTSDKGKQIDGAQQRQDLAPSN; via the exons ATGGAGCAACTTCAAGAGAACCAAGTTGTCCTTCAGGAAGAAGTATCCCAAATACGGTCCCAAATGCGGCAGTTGATGGAGACTATTCAAGCAGTCGCAAGAGGCCAAGAGGTtatggcaaaaatgcaagaagaaatGAACCAACGTGCCAGTACTACCAATCCTCCTACCCCTCCAGCGGTCGAGACTCCGACTCCAGTTCCTCAAGTTGATCCTCCAATTAACATTAATGCACCCGGCGGTGTTCCAAACGACAACCCTCGTCCTCATGTTTTTGAGATAGACGACCAACACGATGCATTCTTCAGCCCAAGGGATGCTTCTCAGGATGACGCCTTCGGTTCAGCAACCAACGAGGTGGAGAGGAAGGTAAAGGCTATCGAGGAAAAGCTCAAGGCAATGGGGAGCACTGATGCTTTGGGCCTTGATGCGGCAGAAATGTGCTTG GACTCCCTCagtggggcatctttggattggtacatgcaACTTGAGGGCAACCATATTCACACCTGGAGGGATATGGCCGAGGCATTCCTCAAGCactatcagtacaacactgatatGGCACCTAATCGCATGCAGTTGCAAAATCTGACTCAGAGGTCTGAGGAgtccttcaaagagtatgctcagcgaTGGAGGGAATCAGCTGCTAGGGTACAACCCCCATTGCTAGAAAGAGAACTGGTAGACATGTTTATGGGAAACCTACAAGGTCCATACCTTGATAGAATGGTAGGGAGCACCTCTTCGGGCTTTTCTGACCTGGTCTTAGCCGGTGAAAGGATAGAAAATATGATTAAAATGGGAAAGATCCAGAACTCTGCCAATACTTTTAGTGCATCGAAGAAATCTTTTGTTCCCTACGGTAAAAAACGAGAAGGCGAGACCAATGCTGCCTCCATCATTCGAACAAGAAATCTCACTTATCCACAAGTAGCTGCCATACCTCCCGTCCAACCAAGTCAACAACAACCATTTGCAATTCCTattcaaactcaacaacaacaacg GGAGTTAGGACCCCCACCAGCGGTTCTTCCTCCCGATTATGATGCAAATGCCCGCTGTGAATTTCATTCTGGCGCTCCTGGACATTCGATCGAGAATTGTAAAGCATTAAAGTACAAGGTTCAAGATCTTATTGATTCTAAGGCAATCACGTTTGCCCCCAAGGGGCCGAGTGTAAATAATAACCTGATGCCCCCTCACAACAATGCATCAGTGAATATGATGGAAGCTGACAATGGAAGGAGATTGATATCCTGTGTGGACGAGTTAAAAACACCACTCATCGAGATCAAGAATGCTTTAATGAAGGATAATGCATTTCCCATCTGTG ACTGCCCGTCCACAAAGGAAGATGTGTATACCCTCGAGATACCATACGACGAAGTCCCTCCTCTGCAAATTCCATATGACTTCTCTCAGTTAACTCTGTCGACAAATCCTGTTACTCCAATCATAATAACAATTCCCACACCATTCCCATATGTTGACACCAAGGCAGTCCCATGGATGTATGACACCTCAGTCTACATTCATGGTCAGAAGATTCAAGAAGAACCGTTAAAGTCTAGTGATCCAATGATCAATATCACCAACACTAGCAGAATCACGATAAGTGGAAGGATATTTGCGCCGACACCCACTCCAATTGGAACTATCAATCCTTCAACTTCAGACAAAGGCAAACAAATTGATGGCGCTCAGCAAAGACAAGACCTCGCACCTTCCAATTAA
- the LOC127088289 gene encoding uncharacterized protein LOC127088289: protein MEKPESRLNNDDISEKEASQLAVLLKEMKEGLDNVKRKIQTLTAKVKAQSSTADGFSYLDAKNLLLLNYCQSLVYYLLRKAKGYSIEEHPVVRSIVEMRLFLEKIRPIDKKLQYQIQKVIKASESAASNANEKVPAASNKNEDDSKHRPNPEMLVSKIQPTAQDDDGDDVYRPPKLVPTTMDIDKSSKQERNAIRRDREILKQATQSDFIRRMVNDMEERPEEIQDFMGTSREVDKFARKFDERSRQEEEIFNRIPMTKQERKKEKYMKKATNGMQGLTESLFDEIKGLPFEDDTGEQTMGFKKGSRRNGKHGKLKK, encoded by the exons ATGGAGAAACCTGAAAGTCGTCTCAATAATGACGATATCAGTGAGAA AGAAGCATCTCAGCTTGCTGTTTTGTTGAAAGAAATGAAAGAAGGACTTGATAATGTTAAGCGGAAAATTCAAACTTTAACTGCCAAG GTTAAAGCTCAGAGTTCTACAGCAGATGGATTCAGTTATCTTGATGCTAAAAATTTGCTGCTTTTGAATTATTGTCAATCCCTTGTTTATTATCTATTGCGAAAGGCTAAGGGATATTCTATTGAAGAACATCCTGTTGTTCGAAGTATAGTTGAGATGAGATTATTTTTAGAAAAG ATTCGTCCAATTGACAAAAAACTACAGTACCAAATCCAGAAAGTTATTAAAGCTAGTGAAAGTGCAGCAAGTAATGCCAATGAGAAGGTGCCGGCTGCATCCAATAAGAATGAGGACGATTCAAAGCATCGTCCAAATCCTGAAATGCTTGTTAGCAAAATACAACCAACCGCCCAG GACGACGATGGTGACGATGTGTATCGTCCTCCTAAATTGGTCCCTACTACTATGGATATAGATAAATCTTCAAAGCAAGAAAGAAATGCCATCCGAAGAGATAGAGAAATTCTGAAACAAGCTACGCAAAGTGATTTCATCAGAAGAATGGTGAATGATATGGAGGAAAGACCTGAAGAG ATACAAGATTTTATGGGAACTAGCAGAGAAGTGGATAAGTTTGCTCGCAAATTCGATGAGCGGTCTAGGCAAGAGGAGGAAATATTCAACCGTATTCCCATGACAAAACAGGAGAGGAAGAAAGAGAAGTACATGAAGAAAGCAACAAATGG GATGCAAGGCCTAACAGAAAGTTTATTTGATGAAATCAAAGGATTGCCCTTTGAAGATGATACTGGTGAGCAAACAATGGGCTTCAAAAAGGGTAGTAGAAGAAATGGGAAGCATGGGAAGCTGAAGAAGTGA